The following coding sequences are from one Salvia hispanica cultivar TCC Black 2014 chromosome 3, UniMelb_Shisp_WGS_1.0, whole genome shotgun sequence window:
- the LOC125212112 gene encoding ubiquitin carboxyl-terminal hydrolase 5-like isoform X3 has translation MARKLTPEEEKQAVRDISVAAEAQTKVGDTFYLITQRWWQNWLEYVNQTSIVNDESSSEHQGAVNLSALKKPSCIDNSDLIDEAVSEDSAMGIELHDTLVEGTDYILLPKEVWNKMHSWYGGGPVLARKVINTGLSQTELSVEVYPLRLELHLMPKGDRSAIRMSKKETIGELHRKACEIFDLTPKQVSIWDYFSHQKHALMNDMEKTLDDANIQMDQDILVEVINIKLEGGLSSNQENGSMNNGSLAAATSHSSIATSGGLSASKYSSRNGNSGSHFQNLNTEKAYGTSGVSTRGAICGLTGLLNLGNTCFMNSAIQCLVHTPEFAWYFREDYHQEINRQNPLGMVGELALAFGDLLRKLWAPGRAPVAPRLFKSKLARFAPQFSGCSQHDSQELLAFLLDGLHEDLNRVKHKPYIKSRDADGRADEEVADEYWANHIARNDSIIVDVCQGQYKSTLVCPVCNKVSVTFDPFMYLSLPLQFTATRSMTLTIFTCDGSALPAAYTLTVPKHGRCRDLVQALSNACSLQFNEKLLLAEIRGHLIYRFLEDPMILLSTIKEDNHLTACKIPKVLKKTKFLQLIHRREEQGIGNAQSPVGWKPYGTPLVSPISCDDTITRSDIQQIVHTMLSPMLRTKGSGAMTTSNASVVASNESHADSSIADPTKGDGGSSKPMLSEKLPLQLVDENNACIDLTVGDDKVVKLSLSSMSILVFVDWSQKLLASYDTKHIENLPEVCKHVHVSKKARNEPLSLYTCLEAFLREEPLVPEDMWYCPQCKERRQASKKLDLWRLPEVLVIHLKRFSYSRSMKHKLDTFVNFPIHDFDLTNYVANENNTRRQIYELYALTNHYGSMGSGHYTAHIKLLDENRWYNFDDSHISPINEEDVKSAAAYVLFYKRVTLLSDEESADRILILLKTTTEGLSQLYFAVGDHVWSSQGFILRFVQAAPNVWNFVLSAPSTNAYVAIGFSPNGNMVGSTAVVGWVESGGTSNMKQYFLGGQQPSLVTLIQTPTQGLPFGNASTMLVQSGRIYIAFQLLTAQPGSRLIYAVGPVGRLPQAPDFRLTEHQDKIATSLNYASGQFQTEKRPESNLRRIHGLLNMLGWGILIPIGVMVARYMRNADVPIHKALGIVIISFGCLQVLALLIRPDKSSKVRKYWNWYHFGVGRALVFLAVINVFYGIHLGKAGSSWNVGFAAFLVVLFVITLIMEIRIWCRE, from the exons ATGGCGCGAAAGCTGACGCCGGAGGAAGAGAAGCAAGCCGTTAGAGACATTTCTGTGGCCGCCGAAGCCCAGACCAAAGTCGGCGATACTTTCTATTTAATAACCCAGAG ATGGTGGCAAAACTGGCTTGAGTACGTAAACCAAACTAGCATCGTTAATGATGAATCTTCTTCCGAGCATCAGGGGGCAGTCAACTTAAGTGCATTGAAGAAACCATCTTGCATTGACAACTCTGATTTAATAGATGAAGCAGTATCTGAGGATTCTGCTATGGGCATTGAACTTCATGATACCTTAGTGGAAGGAACTGATTATATACTGCTTCCAAAAGAAGTCTGGAACAAAATGCATTCATG GTATGGTGGTGGTCCTGTGTTGGCCCGTAAAGTGATCAACACTGGTCTTTCTCAAACAGAATTGTCAGTAGAAGTTTATCCACTACGACTCGAGTTACATTTGATGCCGAAAGGTGATCGTTCGGCCATAAGGATGAGCAAAAAG GAAACAATTGGAGAACTTCACCGAAAAGCTTGTGAAATTTTTGATCTCACACCGAAGCAA GTATCTATTTGGGATTATTTTAGCCATCAAAAACATGCATTGATGAATGACATGGAGAAGACGCTGGATGATGCAAACATTCAAATGGATCAGGAT ATCTTGGTAGAagtaatcaatattaaattagaaGGTGGTTTGAGTTCCAACCAAGAGAATGGGTCAATGAATAATGGAAGCCTGGCTGCTGCTACTTCTCATTCAAGTATTGCAACTTCCGGAGGTTTATCTGCAAGCAAGTATTCATCAAGAAATGGTAATTCGGGATCCCACTTTCAAAATCTAAATACGGAAAAGGCATATGGAACGAGCGGTGTCAGTACAAGAGGGGCAATTTGTGGTCTCACTGGATTGTTGAATCTTGGGAACACTTGTTTTATGAACAGTGCTATACAATGCCTAGTTCATACACCAGAATTTGCTTGGTATTTTCGCGAAGATTACCATCAAGAGATTAATCGACAGAATCCTCTTGGCATGGTT GGGGAGCTTGCTTTAGCATTTGGAGATCTGCTTAGAAAGTTGTGGGCACCAGGACGAGCTCCGGTTGCTCCTCGGCTATTTAAGTCAAAGCTAGCTCGCTTTGCTCCGCAGTTCAGTGGATGCAGTCAACATGATTCACAG GAACTACTTGCATTTCTCTTAGATGGGCTTCATGAAGATCTGAATCGTGTAAAACACAAACCATATATAAAATCTAGAGATGCAGATGGTAGGGCCGATGAAGAAGTTGCAGACGAGTATTGGGCAAATCATATTGCTCGTAATGATTCGATTATCGTGGATGTCTGTCAA GGCCAATACAAATCAACTCTTGTATGTCCTGTATGCAATAAAGTTTCAGTCACATTTGACCCATTCATGTATCTGTCGTTGCCTCTTCAGTTTACTGCCACTCGTAGTATGACGCTGACTATTTTTACATGTGATGGAAGTGCATTGCCAGCAGCCTACACATTAACTGTGCCAAAGCACGGGCGTTGCAGAGATTTGGTCCAAGCACTCAGTAATGCTTGTTCTTTGCAATTTAATGAGAAACTTCTGCTTGCAGAG ATAAGAGGCCATTTGATTTACCGATTCTTGGAAGATCCAATGATATTATTATCTACCATAAAAGAAGATAACCACCTTACCGCTTGCAAGATTCCAAAAGTTTTGAAGAAAACAAAGTTCCTACAGCTGATACACCGGCGGGAAGAACA GGGTATAGGAAATGCCCAGAGCCCTGTTGGGTGGAAACCTTATGGAACTCCTCTTGTTTCACCAATATCCTGTGATGATACTATAACTAGAAGTGACATACAACAGATAGTTCATACTATGCTCTCACCGATGTTAAGAACAAAAGGTTCAGGTGCTATGACCACGAGCAATGCTTCAGTTGTGGCTTCAAATGAATCCCATGCAGATTCTAGTATAGCCGATCCAACAAAAGGAGATGGTGGAAGTTCAAAACCAATGCTGTCAGAGAAGCTTCCACTGCAGCTGGTTGACGAAAATAATGCTTGCATCGACTTAACTGTTGGTGATGATAAGGTGGTCAAATTATCATTATCCTCCATGTCAATTCTTGTATTTGTTGACTGGTCCCAGAAGCTTCTGGCAAGTTACGATACCAAACACATAGAAAATCTTCCAGAAGTTTGTAAGCATGTGCATGTTAGCAAGAAAGCTCGTAATGAACCTCTCTCATTGTACACTTGCTTGGAAGCTTTTCTACGCGAGGAGCCGTTGGTACCTGAGGACATGTG GTACTGTCCTCAGTGCAAGGAGAGGCGCCAGGCAAGCAAGAAACTGGACCTTTGGAGGCTTCCAGAAGTTCTTGTTATTCACTTGAAAAGATTCTCCTACAGTCGGTCGATGAAGCACAAGCTTGACACATTTGTAAATTTTCCCATTCATGACTTCGATTTGACAAATTATGTTGCGAACGAGAACAACACACGGCGTCAGATATATGAACTCTATGCCCTGACAAATCATTATGGCAGCATGGGTAGTGGACATTACACAGCACACATTAAG cTTCTGGACGAAAACAGGTGGTACAACTTCGATGACAGCCACATATCACCTATCAATGAAGAAGACGTGAAGTCAGCTGCAGCTTATGTCCTATTCTATAAAAGG GTTACACTTCTGTCCGATGAGGAGAGTGCAGATAGAATCCTGATCCTCTTGAAAACCACTACCGAGGGACTGTCTCAATTGTACTTTGCTGTGGGAGATCATG TCTGGAGCTCTCAAGGCTTCATCCTCAGA TTTGTGCAGGCTGCACCAAATGTATGGAATTTCGTGCTCTCAGCACCAAGCACAAATGCATATGTTGCCATAGGCTTCTCACCCAATGGTAACATGGTAGGCTCAACTGCCGTGGTTGGTTGGGTGGAATCTGGTGGCACTTCTAACATGAAGCAATACTTCTTGGGAGGCCAACAACCTAGCCTCGTTACGTTGATTCAGACACCCACTCAAGGGTTGCCATTTGGCAACGCCTCCACCATGCTTGTCCAGTCAGGCCGAATCTACATCGCCTTCCAGCTCCTCACCGCTCAGCCTGGCTCGCGCCTCATCTACGCGGTGGGGCCGGTGGGGCGCCTACCCCAGGCCCCCGATTTCCGATTGACCGAACATCAAGATAAAATCGCCACCTCCTTGAATTACGCATCAG GTCAATTTCAAACTGAGAAACGGCCAGAGTCGAATCTCCGGAGGATCCATGGGCTCTTGAACATGCTGGGCTGGGGCATCTTGATACCAATTGGAGTGATGGTAGCTCGGTACATGAGGAA CGCCGACGTTCCCATACACAAAGCTCTTGGAATTGTTATTATCAGTTTTGGCTGCCTTCAG GTTCTGGCTCTCCTAATCCGACCGGACAAGAGCTCAAAAGTTCGAAAATATTGGAATTGGTATCATTTTGGGGTGGGAAGGGCTTTGGTGTTTTTGGCTGTGATAAATGTGTTTTATGGCATCCACTTGGGGAAGGCCGGTTCATCGTGGAATGTTGGATTTGCAGCGTTTCTCGTCGTTTTATTCGTCATAACTCTGATCATGGAGATTAGAATATGGTGTAGAGAATGA
- the LOC125212112 gene encoding ubiquitin carboxyl-terminal hydrolase 5-like isoform X6 yields MARKLTPEEEKQAVRDISVAAEAQTKVGDTFYLITQRWWQNWLEYVNQTSIVNDESSSEHQGAVNLSALKKPSCIDNSDLIDEAVSEDSAMGIELHDTLVEGTDYILLPKEVWNKMHSWYGGGPVLARKVINTGLSQTELSVEVYPLRLELHLMPKGDRSAIRMSKKETIGELHRKACEIFDLTPKQVSIWDYFSHQKHALMNDMEKTLDDANIQMDQDILVEVINIKLEGGLSSNQENGSMNNGSLAAATSHSSIATSGGLSASKYSSRNGNSGSHFQNLNTEKAYGTSGVSTRGAICGLTGLLNLGNTCFMNSAIQCLVHTPEFAWYFREDYHQEINRQNPLGMVGELALAFGDLLRKLWAPGRAPVAPRLFKSKLARFAPQFSGCSQHDSQELLAFLLDGLHEDLNRVKHKPYIKSRDADGRADEEVADEYWANHIARNDSIIVDVCQGQYKSTLVCPVCNKVSVTFDPFMYLSLPLQFTATRSMTLTIFTCDGSALPAAYTLTVPKHGRCRDLVQALSNACSLQFNEKLLLAEIRGHLIYRFLEDPMILLSTIKEDNHLTACKIPKVLKKTKFLQLIHRREEQGIGNAQSPVGWKPYGTPLVSPISCDDTITRSDIQQIVHTMLSPMLRTKGSGAMTTSNASVVASNESHADSSIADPTKGDGGSSKPMLSEKLPLQLVDENNACIDLTVGDDKVVKLSLSSMSILVFVDWSQKLLASYDTKHIENLPEVCKHVHVSKKARNEPLSLYTCLEAFLREEPLVPEDMWYCPQCKERRQASKKLDLWRLPEVLVIHLKRFSYSRSMKHKLDTFVNFPIHDFDLTNYVANENNTRRQIYELYALTNHYGSMGSGHYTAHIKLLDENRWYNFDDSHISPINEEDVKSAAAYVLFYKRVTLLSDEESADRILILLKTTTEGLSQLYFAVGDHGKGSGALKASSSDLCRLHQMYGISCSQHQAQMHMLP; encoded by the exons ATGGCGCGAAAGCTGACGCCGGAGGAAGAGAAGCAAGCCGTTAGAGACATTTCTGTGGCCGCCGAAGCCCAGACCAAAGTCGGCGATACTTTCTATTTAATAACCCAGAG ATGGTGGCAAAACTGGCTTGAGTACGTAAACCAAACTAGCATCGTTAATGATGAATCTTCTTCCGAGCATCAGGGGGCAGTCAACTTAAGTGCATTGAAGAAACCATCTTGCATTGACAACTCTGATTTAATAGATGAAGCAGTATCTGAGGATTCTGCTATGGGCATTGAACTTCATGATACCTTAGTGGAAGGAACTGATTATATACTGCTTCCAAAAGAAGTCTGGAACAAAATGCATTCATG GTATGGTGGTGGTCCTGTGTTGGCCCGTAAAGTGATCAACACTGGTCTTTCTCAAACAGAATTGTCAGTAGAAGTTTATCCACTACGACTCGAGTTACATTTGATGCCGAAAGGTGATCGTTCGGCCATAAGGATGAGCAAAAAG GAAACAATTGGAGAACTTCACCGAAAAGCTTGTGAAATTTTTGATCTCACACCGAAGCAA GTATCTATTTGGGATTATTTTAGCCATCAAAAACATGCATTGATGAATGACATGGAGAAGACGCTGGATGATGCAAACATTCAAATGGATCAGGAT ATCTTGGTAGAagtaatcaatattaaattagaaGGTGGTTTGAGTTCCAACCAAGAGAATGGGTCAATGAATAATGGAAGCCTGGCTGCTGCTACTTCTCATTCAAGTATTGCAACTTCCGGAGGTTTATCTGCAAGCAAGTATTCATCAAGAAATGGTAATTCGGGATCCCACTTTCAAAATCTAAATACGGAAAAGGCATATGGAACGAGCGGTGTCAGTACAAGAGGGGCAATTTGTGGTCTCACTGGATTGTTGAATCTTGGGAACACTTGTTTTATGAACAGTGCTATACAATGCCTAGTTCATACACCAGAATTTGCTTGGTATTTTCGCGAAGATTACCATCAAGAGATTAATCGACAGAATCCTCTTGGCATGGTT GGGGAGCTTGCTTTAGCATTTGGAGATCTGCTTAGAAAGTTGTGGGCACCAGGACGAGCTCCGGTTGCTCCTCGGCTATTTAAGTCAAAGCTAGCTCGCTTTGCTCCGCAGTTCAGTGGATGCAGTCAACATGATTCACAG GAACTACTTGCATTTCTCTTAGATGGGCTTCATGAAGATCTGAATCGTGTAAAACACAAACCATATATAAAATCTAGAGATGCAGATGGTAGGGCCGATGAAGAAGTTGCAGACGAGTATTGGGCAAATCATATTGCTCGTAATGATTCGATTATCGTGGATGTCTGTCAA GGCCAATACAAATCAACTCTTGTATGTCCTGTATGCAATAAAGTTTCAGTCACATTTGACCCATTCATGTATCTGTCGTTGCCTCTTCAGTTTACTGCCACTCGTAGTATGACGCTGACTATTTTTACATGTGATGGAAGTGCATTGCCAGCAGCCTACACATTAACTGTGCCAAAGCACGGGCGTTGCAGAGATTTGGTCCAAGCACTCAGTAATGCTTGTTCTTTGCAATTTAATGAGAAACTTCTGCTTGCAGAG ATAAGAGGCCATTTGATTTACCGATTCTTGGAAGATCCAATGATATTATTATCTACCATAAAAGAAGATAACCACCTTACCGCTTGCAAGATTCCAAAAGTTTTGAAGAAAACAAAGTTCCTACAGCTGATACACCGGCGGGAAGAACA GGGTATAGGAAATGCCCAGAGCCCTGTTGGGTGGAAACCTTATGGAACTCCTCTTGTTTCACCAATATCCTGTGATGATACTATAACTAGAAGTGACATACAACAGATAGTTCATACTATGCTCTCACCGATGTTAAGAACAAAAGGTTCAGGTGCTATGACCACGAGCAATGCTTCAGTTGTGGCTTCAAATGAATCCCATGCAGATTCTAGTATAGCCGATCCAACAAAAGGAGATGGTGGAAGTTCAAAACCAATGCTGTCAGAGAAGCTTCCACTGCAGCTGGTTGACGAAAATAATGCTTGCATCGACTTAACTGTTGGTGATGATAAGGTGGTCAAATTATCATTATCCTCCATGTCAATTCTTGTATTTGTTGACTGGTCCCAGAAGCTTCTGGCAAGTTACGATACCAAACACATAGAAAATCTTCCAGAAGTTTGTAAGCATGTGCATGTTAGCAAGAAAGCTCGTAATGAACCTCTCTCATTGTACACTTGCTTGGAAGCTTTTCTACGCGAGGAGCCGTTGGTACCTGAGGACATGTG GTACTGTCCTCAGTGCAAGGAGAGGCGCCAGGCAAGCAAGAAACTGGACCTTTGGAGGCTTCCAGAAGTTCTTGTTATTCACTTGAAAAGATTCTCCTACAGTCGGTCGATGAAGCACAAGCTTGACACATTTGTAAATTTTCCCATTCATGACTTCGATTTGACAAATTATGTTGCGAACGAGAACAACACACGGCGTCAGATATATGAACTCTATGCCCTGACAAATCATTATGGCAGCATGGGTAGTGGACATTACACAGCACACATTAAG cTTCTGGACGAAAACAGGTGGTACAACTTCGATGACAGCCACATATCACCTATCAATGAAGAAGACGTGAAGTCAGCTGCAGCTTATGTCCTATTCTATAAAAGG GTTACACTTCTGTCCGATGAGGAGAGTGCAGATAGAATCCTGATCCTCTTGAAAACCACTACCGAGGGACTGTCTCAATTGTACTTTGCTGTGGGAGATCATGGTAAGGGA TCTGGAGCTCTCAAGGCTTCATCCTCAGA TTTGTGCAGGCTGCACCAAATGTATGGAATTTCGTGCTCTCAGCACCAAGCACAAATGCATATGTTGCCATAG
- the LOC125212112 gene encoding ubiquitin carboxyl-terminal hydrolase 5-like isoform X7 yields the protein MARKLTPEEEKQAVRDISVAAEAQTKVGDTFYLITQRWWQNWLEYVNQTSIVNDESSSEHQGAVNLSALKKPSCIDNSDLIDEAVSEDSAMGIELHDTLVEGTDYILLPKEVWNKMHSWYGGGPVLARKVINTGLSQTELSVEVYPLRLELHLMPKGDRSAIRMSKKETIGELHRKACEIFDLTPKQVSIWDYFSHQKHALMNDMEKTLDDANIQMDQDILVEVINIKLEGGLSSNQENGSMNNGSLAAATSHSSIATSGGLSASKYSSRNGNSGSHFQNLNTEKAYGTSGVSTRGAICGLTGLLNLGNTCFMNSAIQCLVHTPEFAWYFREDYHQEINRQNPLGMVGELALAFGDLLRKLWAPGRAPVAPRLFKSKLARFAPQFSGCSQHDSQELLAFLLDGLHEDLNRVKHKPYIKSRDADGRADEEVADEYWANHIARNDSIIVDVCQGQYKSTLVCPVCNKVSVTFDPFMYLSLPLQFTATRSMTLTIFTCDGSALPAAYTLTVPKHGRCRDLVQALSNACSLQFNEKLLLAEIRGHLIYRFLEDPMILLSTIKEDNHLTACKIPKVLKKTKFLQLIHRREEQGIGNAQSPVGWKPYGTPLVSPISCDDTITRSDIQQIVHTMLSPMLRTKGSGAMTTSNASVVASNESHADSSIADPTKGDGGSSKPMLSEKLPLQLVDENNACIDLTVGDDKVVKLSLSSMSILVFVDWSQKLLASYDTKHIENLPEVCKHVHVSKKARNEPLSLYTCLEAFLREEPLVPEDMWYCPQCKERRQASKKLDLWRLPEVLVIHLKRFSYSRSMKHKLDTFVNFPIHDFDLTNYVANENNTRRQIYELYALTNHYGSMGSGHYTAHIKLLDENRWYNFDDSHISPINEEDVKSAAAYVLFYKRVTLLSDEESADRILILLKTTTEGLSQLYFAVGDHESLNMVFSY from the exons ATGGCGCGAAAGCTGACGCCGGAGGAAGAGAAGCAAGCCGTTAGAGACATTTCTGTGGCCGCCGAAGCCCAGACCAAAGTCGGCGATACTTTCTATTTAATAACCCAGAG ATGGTGGCAAAACTGGCTTGAGTACGTAAACCAAACTAGCATCGTTAATGATGAATCTTCTTCCGAGCATCAGGGGGCAGTCAACTTAAGTGCATTGAAGAAACCATCTTGCATTGACAACTCTGATTTAATAGATGAAGCAGTATCTGAGGATTCTGCTATGGGCATTGAACTTCATGATACCTTAGTGGAAGGAACTGATTATATACTGCTTCCAAAAGAAGTCTGGAACAAAATGCATTCATG GTATGGTGGTGGTCCTGTGTTGGCCCGTAAAGTGATCAACACTGGTCTTTCTCAAACAGAATTGTCAGTAGAAGTTTATCCACTACGACTCGAGTTACATTTGATGCCGAAAGGTGATCGTTCGGCCATAAGGATGAGCAAAAAG GAAACAATTGGAGAACTTCACCGAAAAGCTTGTGAAATTTTTGATCTCACACCGAAGCAA GTATCTATTTGGGATTATTTTAGCCATCAAAAACATGCATTGATGAATGACATGGAGAAGACGCTGGATGATGCAAACATTCAAATGGATCAGGAT ATCTTGGTAGAagtaatcaatattaaattagaaGGTGGTTTGAGTTCCAACCAAGAGAATGGGTCAATGAATAATGGAAGCCTGGCTGCTGCTACTTCTCATTCAAGTATTGCAACTTCCGGAGGTTTATCTGCAAGCAAGTATTCATCAAGAAATGGTAATTCGGGATCCCACTTTCAAAATCTAAATACGGAAAAGGCATATGGAACGAGCGGTGTCAGTACAAGAGGGGCAATTTGTGGTCTCACTGGATTGTTGAATCTTGGGAACACTTGTTTTATGAACAGTGCTATACAATGCCTAGTTCATACACCAGAATTTGCTTGGTATTTTCGCGAAGATTACCATCAAGAGATTAATCGACAGAATCCTCTTGGCATGGTT GGGGAGCTTGCTTTAGCATTTGGAGATCTGCTTAGAAAGTTGTGGGCACCAGGACGAGCTCCGGTTGCTCCTCGGCTATTTAAGTCAAAGCTAGCTCGCTTTGCTCCGCAGTTCAGTGGATGCAGTCAACATGATTCACAG GAACTACTTGCATTTCTCTTAGATGGGCTTCATGAAGATCTGAATCGTGTAAAACACAAACCATATATAAAATCTAGAGATGCAGATGGTAGGGCCGATGAAGAAGTTGCAGACGAGTATTGGGCAAATCATATTGCTCGTAATGATTCGATTATCGTGGATGTCTGTCAA GGCCAATACAAATCAACTCTTGTATGTCCTGTATGCAATAAAGTTTCAGTCACATTTGACCCATTCATGTATCTGTCGTTGCCTCTTCAGTTTACTGCCACTCGTAGTATGACGCTGACTATTTTTACATGTGATGGAAGTGCATTGCCAGCAGCCTACACATTAACTGTGCCAAAGCACGGGCGTTGCAGAGATTTGGTCCAAGCACTCAGTAATGCTTGTTCTTTGCAATTTAATGAGAAACTTCTGCTTGCAGAG ATAAGAGGCCATTTGATTTACCGATTCTTGGAAGATCCAATGATATTATTATCTACCATAAAAGAAGATAACCACCTTACCGCTTGCAAGATTCCAAAAGTTTTGAAGAAAACAAAGTTCCTACAGCTGATACACCGGCGGGAAGAACA GGGTATAGGAAATGCCCAGAGCCCTGTTGGGTGGAAACCTTATGGAACTCCTCTTGTTTCACCAATATCCTGTGATGATACTATAACTAGAAGTGACATACAACAGATAGTTCATACTATGCTCTCACCGATGTTAAGAACAAAAGGTTCAGGTGCTATGACCACGAGCAATGCTTCAGTTGTGGCTTCAAATGAATCCCATGCAGATTCTAGTATAGCCGATCCAACAAAAGGAGATGGTGGAAGTTCAAAACCAATGCTGTCAGAGAAGCTTCCACTGCAGCTGGTTGACGAAAATAATGCTTGCATCGACTTAACTGTTGGTGATGATAAGGTGGTCAAATTATCATTATCCTCCATGTCAATTCTTGTATTTGTTGACTGGTCCCAGAAGCTTCTGGCAAGTTACGATACCAAACACATAGAAAATCTTCCAGAAGTTTGTAAGCATGTGCATGTTAGCAAGAAAGCTCGTAATGAACCTCTCTCATTGTACACTTGCTTGGAAGCTTTTCTACGCGAGGAGCCGTTGGTACCTGAGGACATGTG GTACTGTCCTCAGTGCAAGGAGAGGCGCCAGGCAAGCAAGAAACTGGACCTTTGGAGGCTTCCAGAAGTTCTTGTTATTCACTTGAAAAGATTCTCCTACAGTCGGTCGATGAAGCACAAGCTTGACACATTTGTAAATTTTCCCATTCATGACTTCGATTTGACAAATTATGTTGCGAACGAGAACAACACACGGCGTCAGATATATGAACTCTATGCCCTGACAAATCATTATGGCAGCATGGGTAGTGGACATTACACAGCACACATTAAG cTTCTGGACGAAAACAGGTGGTACAACTTCGATGACAGCCACATATCACCTATCAATGAAGAAGACGTGAAGTCAGCTGCAGCTTATGTCCTATTCTATAAAAGG GTTACACTTCTGTCCGATGAGGAGAGTGCAGATAGAATCCTGATCCTCTTGAAAACCACTACCGAGGGACTGTCTCAATTGTACTTTGCTGTGGGAGATCATG AAAGTCTTAACATGGTGTTCAGCTATTAG